The following proteins are co-located in the Doryrhamphus excisus isolate RoL2022-K1 chromosome 3, RoL_Dexc_1.0, whole genome shotgun sequence genome:
- the gal gene encoding galanin peptides, with product MKARRGLLTLSRRTIKGEWSVRFLTQPFQLDPRRSRQRFTIFTKMNRCFWILCATLILCGMFSDTIQLVIATKEKRGWTLNSAGYLLGPHGIHGHTVLGDKPGLAGKRDMDQEEDFRTGSQRKADEDIVDTVIDFLSYLKFKEMVALKSLGSSVTSD from the exons GAGAGGGCTGCTGACGCTGAGCAGGAGGACAATAAAAGGTGAATGGAGTGTCCGTTTCCTCACTCAGCCGTTCCAGCTGGACCCAAGGAGGAGCAGACAGCGTTTTACCATCTTTACCAAG ATGAACAGGTGCTTTTGGATTTTGTGTGCGACACTCATCTTGTGTGGAATGTTCTCTGACACCATCCAGCTGGTTATTGCG ACAAAGGAGAAACGAGGCTGGACTCTCAATAGTGCTGGCTACTTACTAGGTCCAC ATGGAATACACGGACATACAGTATTGGGAGACAAGCCTGGTCTGGCTGGCAAGAGAGACATGGACCAGGAGGAGGACTTCAGAACAG GTAGCCAAAGGAAAGCAGATGAGGACATTGTCGACACTGTTATTGACTTCCTGTCATATCTCAAATTTAAAG AAATGGTTGCCTTGAAAAGCTTGGGGTCATCTGTGACATCGGATTAA